The genomic DNA GGCCCAAAAAGCGATCCCTAATATGACGATAACGATGACGACAATCCCCGGAACCAACACAATATCCTGCAAACTTGACACTCCCGTTCACGCTCCCTTCAAGTTAAGCGAATGCGCCGTCTATGTGTCCAGATACGCTACGCGGACGACACCCTCTGCGACCTCAACCACGACGATACGGGTTCCCGCAGCCAGCGGTTTGTGATCAAAACTCGATGCTGTATGTATGGTGTTGCCTGCACCCAAGCGGATCATAACCTCCCCGTAACCAACCTCAGGTACCGGAACGGTGACCTCACCGATTCTGCCAGTCAGCTCACGCATCGAGAAGCCGCTGGATACCTCAGAGTTCGCCATTGGATTGATAAACGCAAAAAACACAAGCACTCCGATCACAAACGCAATCGCAAGGGCAAGCAGAACAACCCAGTTCATGCTCAACCCGGTATATTTCGTCAGCAACACACCCGCCCCGCCAAAAGCGGTCATCGCTCCAAGTAAAACGACGGGTCTGAACCAATCGAGGCCGGGAAGCTCCAATCCATCCAGCCAACCACCGAGTACATCCCCGATCAGCACACTGACCACGGTAAAGATAGCGCCCCCTGCCAATAACCACCAAAATATAGTTTCCATGCGGCTCCTCCTTCCATGTCCCTTTTCAGTCTGGTTTCCAGCCTATAACTATGTTTACGTATTCAACCTTAAAAAGTTTCAAAATTTTCCTCTAAAATTCCAAATCAAACCCAAAAAAGCACGTCCATACGTCTAATGACGTACAAACGTGCTTGCAATTATCCAATGACTGAATGACTGGATTACAAAGATGCTTTGTAAATTTCCACTACATCTTCACGATTCAGCTTGTTAAATCCGCCAAAAGATCCGAATTTCACAGCTTT from Paenibacillus sp. FSL R10-2782 includes the following:
- a CDS encoding protease, which codes for METIFWWLLAGGAIFTVVSVLIGDVLGGWLDGLELPGLDWFRPVVLLGAMTAFGGAGVLLTKYTGLSMNWVVLLALAIAFVIGVLVFFAFINPMANSEVSSGFSMRELTGRIGEVTVPVPEVGYGEVMIRLGAGNTIHTASSFDHKPLAAGTRIVVVEVAEGVVRVAYLDT